The Phormidium sp. PBR-2020 DNA segment CCCGTCTCTTGCACTAGGGCCTCACAAAAGCCAATGGAGTCCCCACGCCAAGGTTCAGGGAGTTGGGCCCAGACATACATCGTTGCCTGGGGGGTGGGAACGGCCCAGCCAATTGTCTTCATGGCATCGACGAAGGCATCGCGACGCTCCCGGAAGCAGTCAACGGTGGCTTGAACTGCCTTTGAGTCACTGTTGAGAGCGGCGATCGCCCCATTGAAAATCCCTTGATACTGGTTAAAGTCTACCGCCGCCTTCACCTGGCGCAACGCCAAAATTAACTCCCGGTTCCCAATGGCATACCCCACCCGAAATCCGCCCATATTGTAGGACTTCGACAGGGTGAAAAACTCAATGCTACGGCGTCTCTCGACATCAACCTGGAGAATCGAGGGAGGACAATGACCGTCAAACACTAAATCTCCGTAGGGGAAATCATGAACCAAAGCCACATTATACTTATCGCAAAATGTCAATGCTTCTTTAAAAAACGAAATTGATGCCGACGCCGTGGTGGGATTGTGGGGATAATTCAAGACCATCATGCGGGCGCGATCGCACACCTGAGGAGGAATCTCACTAAAATCTGGCAAAAACTCTCGTTCTGCCCGCAAAGGTAGCCGATGAATCTGCCCCCCAGCTAAGGCCACCCCACCATAATGGGAGGGGTAGCCGGGATCGAGCAGGAGCGCATAATCGCCAGGATTCAACAAAGCCAGAGGTAAATGAGCCGTTCCCTCCTGAGATCCCACCAGAGGTAACACCTCCGTTTCCGGGTTAACCTCTATCTGATAGCGTCGCTGATACCAATCCGCCGCCGCCTCACGAAAGGCCTTCGTTCCATGGAAGAGGAGATATTGATGAGTTTGGCTATCCCAGAGCGATCGCTCAATCTCCTGCAAAATAAAATCGGCCGTCGGTAAATCCGACGAACCGAGGGACAAATCAATAATCTCTCGTCCCGCCTGGCGGGCCGCCGCCTTAGCCCGATCCATATCTGCAAAAACATTAGAACGGAGCGACGTGAGGCGTTGGGCGAAGTGAAGCATAACAAAAGCCTGAACGAGACAGAGAGTGCCGAAGAAGCCGTTAAGCCCCTAACAGAGAGTCTAACAGCCCTTGAAGTTGCGATCGCGTAATCGCCCCTTCCTTAGCCTCAAGCATCTCGCCTTGGCGGTAGAAGCGTAACGCCGGCACTCCTTCAACCTGGCACCGTTTCACAGACTCCGGATTGGC contains these protein-coding regions:
- a CDS encoding LL-diaminopimelate aminotransferase; translated protein: MLHFAQRLTSLRSNVFADMDRAKAAARQAGREIIDLSLGSSDLPTADFILQEIERSLWDSQTHQYLLFHGTKAFREAAADWYQRRYQIEVNPETEVLPLVGSQEGTAHLPLALLNPGDYALLLDPGYPSHYGGVALAGGQIHRLPLRAEREFLPDFSEIPPQVCDRARMMVLNYPHNPTTASASISFFKEALTFCDKYNVALVHDFPYGDLVFDGHCPPSILQVDVERRRSIEFFTLSKSYNMGGFRVGYAIGNRELILALRQVKAAVDFNQYQGIFNGAIAALNSDSKAVQATVDCFRERRDAFVDAMKTIGWAVPTPQATMYVWAQLPEPWRGDSIGFCEALVQETGVAVSPGVGFGESGEGYVRFALVRSHQVLTTAVQRISVFLRESSATS